The following coding sequences are from one Geothrix sp. window:
- a CDS encoding tetratricopeptide repeat protein: protein MANDLPGSFCQNCLAWNPGDRETCLKCGTRLLILAGDQTWEDEPDESDGGEDLEEHLLERITGLEETLRRVETYLETVSDQLGKLERSEVMLRNGLMALVQEMEHNRQLDAHAFSERWESLVEENLHLISARELFTRYRARILPIARPKSMAQLKRALLETTALLEAADLPGAAQRLGQALPLDPKNYELLFTAASLHEASQNFEEAEVLARKVVGLSPRHFEAWMLLGKLLQELPEHADQAIEALHQAADLRPEDPEPRMLLAELLLDQDDLQGALEAAQEAVARRKDGETLLLLGQVHVARGESAMAVPALKEASAYLPGDLHVREALAEAYLLQDERPKAFAILQELLMQNPGDPHLLLMLDAESHPQLREARDGKAGTQLMLDEVETLLDENQTEGAEVLLKRARRKGRSQRSEWLELRLAFQKDPEGQMKAALKFACSDHHPRLCFLALRLVLEHLMEQKREPEITKALDAFLSRHPKSTGAWEAALMRLAYRLMNGEITVQDLAEVRRLHTHPLPGLEPRARTLLGQYLLALKRHQEVLDLLDPLIEKEPTLINHFQLGAALVGLGERDQARALLTEGLDAEAGDLNESQAKGVKNQIRGLLKELDETSQA from the coding sequence ATGGCCAACGATCTCCCGGGTTCCTTCTGCCAGAACTGCCTTGCCTGGAACCCCGGGGATCGGGAGACCTGCCTGAAGTGCGGCACGCGTCTCCTCATCCTGGCCGGGGACCAGACCTGGGAGGACGAGCCCGACGAGTCCGACGGCGGCGAGGATCTGGAAGAGCACCTGCTGGAGCGCATCACGGGGCTGGAGGAGACCCTCCGCCGGGTGGAGACCTACCTGGAGACCGTCTCGGACCAGCTGGGCAAGCTGGAGCGCAGCGAGGTCATGCTGCGCAACGGCCTCATGGCCCTGGTGCAGGAGATGGAGCACAACCGCCAGCTGGATGCCCACGCCTTCTCCGAGCGCTGGGAGAGCCTCGTCGAGGAGAACCTGCACCTCATCAGCGCCCGGGAGCTGTTCACCCGCTACCGGGCCCGCATCCTGCCCATCGCCCGGCCCAAGTCCATGGCCCAGCTCAAGCGGGCCCTGCTGGAAACCACAGCCCTGCTGGAGGCCGCCGACCTGCCCGGCGCCGCCCAGCGCCTGGGTCAGGCCCTGCCCCTGGACCCCAAGAACTACGAGCTGCTCTTCACGGCGGCTTCCCTGCACGAGGCCTCGCAGAACTTCGAGGAGGCCGAGGTGCTCGCCCGCAAGGTCGTGGGCCTGAGCCCCCGCCACTTCGAAGCCTGGATGCTGCTGGGCAAGCTGCTGCAGGAACTCCCGGAACATGCCGACCAGGCCATCGAGGCCCTGCACCAGGCCGCGGACCTGCGCCCCGAGGACCCCGAGCCCCGCATGCTGCTGGCAGAGCTGTTGCTCGACCAGGACGACCTGCAGGGCGCCCTGGAGGCGGCCCAGGAGGCGGTGGCGCGGCGCAAGGACGGTGAGACGCTCCTGCTGCTGGGCCAGGTCCACGTGGCCCGCGGCGAGAGCGCCATGGCCGTGCCCGCCCTCAAGGAGGCCAGCGCCTACCTGCCCGGCGACCTGCACGTGCGGGAAGCCCTGGCCGAGGCCTACCTCCTGCAGGACGAGCGCCCCAAGGCCTTCGCGATCCTCCAGGAACTCCTCATGCAGAACCCCGGCGATCCCCACCTCCTGCTCATGCTGGACGCCGAGAGCCACCCCCAGCTGCGGGAGGCCCGGGATGGCAAGGCCGGCACCCAGCTCATGCTGGACGAGGTGGAGACGCTGCTGGACGAGAACCAGACCGAAGGCGCCGAGGTGCTGCTCAAGCGGGCCCGCCGCAAGGGCCGGAGCCAGCGCTCCGAATGGCTCGAGCTCCGCCTGGCCTTCCAGAAGGACCCCGAGGGCCAGATGAAGGCGGCCCTGAAGTTCGCCTGCTCCGACCACCATCCCCGGCTCTGCTTCCTGGCCCTGCGGCTGGTCCTCGAACACCTCATGGAGCAGAAGCGGGAACCCGAGATCACCAAGGCCCTGGATGCCTTCCTCTCCCGGCATCCCAAGAGCACCGGCGCGTGGGAGGCGGCCCTCATGCGGCTGGCCTACCGGCTCATGAACGGGGAGATCACGGTCCAGGACCTGGCTGAGGTCCGCCGGCTCCACACCCATCCCCTGCCGGGCCTGGAGCCCCGCGCCCGCACTCTGCTGGGCCAGTACCTGCTGGCCCTGAAGCGCCACCAGGAGGTGCTGGATCTGCTGGATCCCCTCATCGAGAAGGAACCCACCCTCATCAACCACTTCCAGCTCGGGGCCGCCCTGGTGGGCCTGGGAGAGCGGGACCAGGCCAGGGCCCTCCTGACCGAAGGCCTGGATGCCGAAGCCGGGGACCTCAACGAGAGCCAGGCCAAGGGTGTGAAGAACCAGATCCGCGGCCTTCTCAAGGAGTTGGACGAGACATCCCAGGCCTGA